From Phragmitibacter flavus, the proteins below share one genomic window:
- the tcmP gene encoding three-Cys-motif partner protein TcmP — MDLTDRKPRDWEEPSLFDLQAFEGSKPERDKSCLTTNLWTHQKALLIARYLHSFLSVTKNGIYIDAFSGPQDIVTEDTSWAARQVLEQKSNFLGRACLFELDEDKIPILEQLRKKYCQGFTRLWKRQVMVVKGDCNVTIPAYLKGHRIKPKQATFALLDQRTHECTWALVKNLATHKKGGHKIEIFYFVAQHWMNRSVKSSTTAVKLAEIEAWWGGKGWKEFIELSSWDRAEKMQERFQNELGYKYTKAFPMKSNGNDGNIMFWLIHASDHPRAIPLMATAYRSIGLKISDEQWNQTKLEDLLTQFGNESPVR; from the coding sequence ATGGACCTGACCGACAGGAAACCCAGAGATTGGGAGGAACCTTCGCTATTTGACTTACAAGCGTTCGAAGGTTCAAAGCCAGAGCGCGACAAATCGTGTTTGACAACTAATCTGTGGACCCATCAAAAGGCTCTTCTAATTGCAAGATATCTTCATTCCTTCCTTTCGGTCACTAAGAATGGAATCTATATTGACGCATTTTCAGGACCTCAAGATATTGTTACTGAGGATACCTCTTGGGCTGCCAGACAAGTGCTAGAACAAAAGTCGAATTTCTTAGGACGGGCTTGCCTCTTCGAACTAGATGAAGATAAAATCCCCATCTTGGAGCAACTACGAAAGAAATACTGCCAAGGATTTACTCGATTGTGGAAACGTCAAGTAATGGTTGTTAAGGGTGACTGCAATGTTACAATCCCTGCCTATTTGAAGGGTCACCGGATTAAACCAAAGCAGGCTACTTTCGCATTACTTGATCAACGAACCCACGAATGCACATGGGCGCTCGTGAAAAATTTGGCTACGCACAAAAAGGGTGGTCATAAGATCGAAATCTTCTACTTTGTCGCTCAACATTGGATGAATCGATCTGTCAAATCGTCAACGACGGCAGTTAAGTTGGCAGAAATTGAAGCATGGTGGGGAGGGAAAGGGTGGAAGGAGTTCATTGAGCTAAGCAGTTGGGATCGGGCAGAGAAAATGCAGGAGCGGTTTCAGAATGAACTGGGTTATAAATATACTAAAGCATTTCCAATGAAAAGTAATGGCAATGATGGGAATATCATGTTCTGGCTCATCCATGCCAGCGATCATCCACGTGCAATTCCACTGATGGCAACTGCTTATCGCAGTATTGGTCTAAAAATCTCCGACGAACAATGGAACCAAACTAAACTAGAAGATTTACTAACGCAATTTGGCAACGAGAGCCCCGTTCGGTAG
- a CDS encoding TrbI/VirB10 family protein, which yields MMNPRDAIQFLKTRTGALLLFLVICIVGYVLVRGFQPPGFGKEEPAKAGGTAARPQVVQSVTKDMTPFRPPQEQVSKPSLPPQEQPPAPKPMPPLSLFAQTPEQKPAENALSSDFAPYGRLISCELVITVDSSGIDTPIVGLVTEEIWHNERLIVPVGTEVHGTARVDRMRERIASQGSWKLVWQDGRELQVSGIALDREKQAHGEGWAITDGSAGLRGRLLKSDDYAEVKMFAASFLSGAAGAFTQREHTIIGSQPVASVQNASLTGVQQVLNTYARQILDTIEREGFYVRVPAGKQFYLYLTQTVDASKASLGSATSPPITNDQIP from the coding sequence ATGATGAACCCACGAGATGCCATCCAATTCCTGAAAACACGCACTGGCGCGTTGCTCTTGTTTCTCGTCATCTGCATTGTCGGATATGTGTTGGTTCGAGGTTTTCAGCCGCCGGGGTTTGGAAAGGAAGAACCGGCCAAAGCTGGTGGCACTGCCGCCAGGCCGCAAGTGGTGCAATCGGTGACCAAGGACATGACGCCCTTCCGGCCTCCCCAGGAGCAGGTTTCAAAACCTTCGCTCCCACCCCAGGAACAACCACCCGCACCCAAACCCATGCCTCCACTAAGTCTGTTCGCACAAACGCCAGAACAAAAGCCAGCCGAAAACGCCTTGAGCTCCGACTTCGCGCCTTACGGCAGATTGATTTCCTGTGAACTGGTAATCACCGTGGACTCCTCGGGGATCGACACTCCCATTGTCGGATTGGTGACAGAGGAAATTTGGCACAATGAGCGGTTGATTGTGCCCGTCGGAACCGAAGTCCACGGCACAGCAAGGGTCGACCGGATGCGTGAACGCATCGCCAGTCAGGGTTCATGGAAGTTGGTCTGGCAGGACGGCAGGGAACTCCAAGTCTCAGGAATCGCCCTCGACCGTGAGAAACAAGCGCATGGCGAGGGCTGGGCCATCACCGATGGCAGCGCTGGCTTGCGCGGCCGGCTTCTCAAGAGCGACGATTACGCCGAGGTAAAGATGTTCGCAGCATCGTTCCTCAGCGGGGCAGCAGGAGCCTTTACCCAGCGCGAACACACCATCATCGGATCTCAGCCAGTCGCCTCCGTGCAGAACGCCTCCTTAACCGGAGTGCAGCAGGTGTTGAACACCTACGCTAGGCAGATTCTGGACACCATCGAACGTGAAGGATTCTACGTTCGCGTCCCCGCAGGCAAGCAATTTTACCTCTACCTCACGCAAACCGTGGATGCCTCAAAAGCCTCACTTGGCTCAGCAACAAGCCCCCCGATCACCAACGACCAGATCCCATGA
- a CDS encoding DUF5131 family protein — MAKNSSIEWTHHTFNPWWGCSKVSPACEHCYAETWAKRVGKAVWGAKAPRRFFSDNHWKEPLKWNAEAKREGVRRRVFCASMADVFERRSALNEWRDRLWSLVDETPMLDWLLLTKRPQNVSRMTPWGECWPDNVWLGTTVESQKYAELRLPFLLSHPAKVRFLSCEPLLGDIDLRKWINPNPRQGLHGIDWIIAGGESGPGARPMHPLWARNLRDQALETNTAFHFKQWGHWVPREIVTDEQRQQIVELEGEQMIGLGKKGAGRELDGDTWDGFPLAS; from the coding sequence ATGGCGAAGAACTCCTCAATCGAATGGACACACCACACTTTTAATCCGTGGTGGGGTTGTTCGAAGGTTTCTCCCGCATGCGAACATTGCTACGCGGAAACTTGGGCGAAGAGGGTTGGAAAGGCAGTATGGGGAGCGAAAGCTCCACGTCGATTTTTCTCTGACAATCACTGGAAGGAGCCTCTTAAATGGAACGCGGAAGCTAAACGCGAGGGCGTTAGACGGAGAGTGTTTTGTGCGTCCATGGCAGACGTATTCGAACGAAGGTCCGCCCTAAACGAGTGGAGGGATAGACTTTGGAGTCTTGTCGATGAGACACCCATGCTGGACTGGTTGTTGCTAACGAAGCGCCCTCAAAACGTCTCGCGTATGACCCCTTGGGGTGAGTGTTGGCCAGATAACGTTTGGTTGGGGACGACCGTAGAGAGTCAAAAATACGCTGAGCTACGCTTGCCTTTTCTTCTTTCTCACCCTGCGAAAGTCCGCTTCTTAAGTTGCGAGCCACTTTTGGGCGACATCGATCTTCGGAAATGGATAAACCCTAATCCAAGACAGGGGCTTCACGGAATAGACTGGATTATTGCTGGTGGAGAAAGCGGGCCAGGAGCTAGACCTATGCACCCCCTCTGGGCCAGGAATCTCCGTGATCAGGCTTTGGAAACGAACACGGCCTTTCACTTTAAGCAATGGGGACATTGGGTGCCTAGAGAAATAGTAACTGACGAGCAGCGGCAACAGATTGTGGAACTTGAAGGCGAACAAATGATCGGGCTTGGCAAGAAGGGTGCTGGCCGAGAACTGGATGGTGATACTTGGGACGGATTTCCCTTAGCATCATAG
- a CDS encoding choice-of-anchor I family protein: MTKLSHIASWLLLTCTVTPVTASSLKLISQHTPKDGGAEIISYTTDGHRLASNFSGGTDSHGVQLFTLKADDSLKEDQTLDLGALFDGKILSVSSVALDPLGRGLGAVVVIPEDNARVRGWLVFFNYRTGERLGKGLEIGFHPDCVNFSQDGKYLLVANEGEFSPYASAPGSLSVIDLSSLKTADAESISQLKAEDHDFSACDLTGIRIHEFDVPKWHAIEPEYVTGLNDKAYVTLQENNAVAVFDLKHRRWEAIHSLGTLTQTIDANPNDKKADISQTVAGLPMPDTIVAFEHQGVVLIATANEGDARHDEFDVTTVATAPLSGSLASLSADENFKHLEISTLDGDTNGDGVIDVPTMFGTRSFSIWNGQSGELVHDSGSLEPLLLEKDPAPHNIDGGTPDNFDKRSAKKGPEPEALTVGETSGRRFLFVGLERQNGILMFDITDPNQAIFAAYVNTIEENLVAPESLLFLPESATPSGKPLLLGGYELHGGRIGVFEVIP; the protein is encoded by the coding sequence ATGACAAAACTTTCCCACATAGCTTCGTGGCTACTGCTCACCTGCACCGTCACCCCTGTCACCGCCTCTTCCCTGAAACTCATCAGCCAGCACACCCCAAAAGACGGCGGCGCGGAAATCATCAGTTATACGACGGACGGTCACCGTCTTGCCTCCAATTTTTCGGGAGGAACGGACAGTCATGGCGTGCAGCTTTTCACCCTCAAAGCCGACGACAGCCTGAAAGAGGATCAAACCCTTGATCTTGGTGCTCTATTTGATGGCAAAATCCTCAGTGTCAGCAGCGTCGCACTCGATCCTTTGGGCCGCGGGCTTGGCGCTGTCGTGGTGATTCCCGAAGACAATGCAAGGGTCAGGGGTTGGCTGGTTTTCTTCAACTACCGCACCGGCGAACGACTGGGGAAAGGGCTTGAAATCGGCTTCCATCCCGATTGCGTGAACTTCAGCCAGGACGGAAAATACCTGCTTGTTGCCAACGAGGGGGAGTTCAGCCCCTACGCATCCGCTCCCGGTTCGCTGTCGGTGATTGACCTTTCCTCGCTCAAGACAGCCGACGCGGAGTCCATTTCTCAACTGAAGGCGGAAGACCATGATTTCAGCGCCTGCGACCTCACCGGCATTCGCATTCATGAATTCGATGTGCCCAAATGGCACGCCATCGAACCCGAATACGTCACCGGCCTAAATGACAAAGCCTACGTGACCTTACAGGAAAACAACGCAGTAGCCGTCTTTGACCTCAAGCATCGCCGCTGGGAGGCCATCCACAGCCTAGGCACCTTGACACAAACCATTGACGCCAATCCCAACGACAAGAAAGCGGACATTTCTCAAACGGTCGCGGGCCTTCCCATGCCCGACACCATCGTCGCCTTCGAACACCAAGGCGTGGTTTTGATCGCCACCGCCAATGAAGGCGATGCCCGCCATGATGAATTTGATGTCACCACGGTGGCAACCGCACCTTTGAGTGGCAGCCTGGCTTCCCTGTCTGCTGACGAAAATTTCAAACATCTGGAAATTTCCACCTTGGACGGTGATACCAACGGTGATGGTGTCATCGACGTGCCCACGATGTTCGGCACCCGATCTTTCTCCATCTGGAATGGTCAAAGCGGCGAACTCGTTCATGACAGCGGCTCTCTGGAACCCCTGCTATTGGAAAAAGACCCTGCCCCGCATAACATCGACGGTGGCACGCCTGACAACTTCGACAAACGATCTGCCAAGAAAGGCCCAGAACCCGAAGCGCTAACCGTTGGGGAAACTAGTGGACGGAGATTTCTGTTCGTGGGATTGGAACGGCAGAACGGCATCCTGATGTTCGACATCACCGACCCCAACCAAGCTATTTTTGCTGCCTATGTGAACACCATTGAGGAGAATCTCGTGGCCCCAGAGTCCCTCCTTTTTCTGCCTGAGTCTGCCACTCCTTCTGGAAAACCGCTGCTGCTGGGTGGCTACGAACTCCACGGAGGACGCATAGGGGTGTTTGAAGTCATTCCATAA
- a CDS encoding type IV secretion system protein, with amino-acid sequence MKRTILYLSFPIAAMLPKSAQSQVIVEDPIAIAQNAIQHTIDLAKYVEMISNQIEQINLLTSQLEQITAYVTAFGDPATLLQITGADQIIGQLQQSQVGQLLGELQQTASGIESLHNNADGLYQTIENISISGVEIPRAEDLYRKFGALENTTANYQMVHEEAVARIQSLKQEISSTTTALQSATTDAQVQKLHGVLASQNAQLAALQGEVQNATSQVLVQDTLNRNDDEKQSQAQREKDAAEWGITTKQFDALLTLPDSMRR; translated from the coding sequence ATGAAAAGAACCATCCTCTATTTGTCTTTCCCCATCGCAGCCATGCTGCCGAAAAGCGCCCAATCACAGGTCATTGTCGAAGACCCTATTGCCATCGCCCAGAACGCCATTCAACACACCATCGACCTCGCCAAGTATGTCGAAATGATCAGCAATCAAATTGAACAAATCAACCTGCTGACCTCCCAACTTGAGCAAATCACCGCTTATGTAACCGCCTTTGGCGACCCCGCTACCTTGCTGCAAATCACCGGAGCCGACCAGATCATTGGCCAGCTTCAACAATCCCAGGTCGGGCAATTGCTTGGTGAACTACAACAGACTGCTTCCGGCATTGAATCGCTGCACAACAATGCTGACGGCCTCTATCAAACCATTGAAAACATTTCCATTTCGGGAGTGGAGATTCCGCGTGCCGAAGATCTTTACAGGAAATTCGGGGCATTGGAAAACACCACGGCCAACTACCAGATGGTGCATGAAGAAGCTGTCGCCAGGATCCAGTCGCTCAAACAGGAAATCAGTTCCACCACCACTGCCCTTCAATCAGCCACCACTGATGCTCAGGTGCAAAAACTGCACGGCGTCCTTGCCAGCCAAAATGCCCAGCTTGCCGCTCTGCAAGGAGAAGTGCAAAACGCGACTTCCCAAGTGCTGGTTCAGGACACTTTGAACCGGAACGACGACGAGAAGCAATCGCAGGCTCAGCGTGAAAAAGACGCCGCCGAATGGGGCATTACGACCAAACAATTTGATGCGTTGCTCACGCTTCCTGATTCCATGCGACGCTGA
- a CDS encoding general secretion pathway protein GspK, whose translation MNPRSARASALLVVLWVVAFLSFLVVTGMMVTSQEMESLASRKLASRARHLAEMGLAVAAHPRVESGQSILTSKLSELESYEARKTSEEGRLNLNAFLTEERRGVLEQLFQGWGLQPAEAQTLVNAMMDWVDADDLPRLNSAEKAQYLEAGFPGRPTNRPFRSLDEVELVAGMETLAAHKPDWRESFTLWGRGRLDINAASAELLAVVTGLPSGAVEMIVRHRAGPDGIAYTNDDTPFKDIDDFLELLGLSGDEDERRNITDWVTVEGHIKRVESVGRIGDYSRGIVVVVKDNGTKPEMLEWREFVIK comes from the coding sequence TTGAATCCGCGTTCCGCCAGAGCCTCGGCTCTGCTGGTGGTGTTGTGGGTGGTGGCCTTTCTGTCGTTCCTAGTCGTCACCGGTATGATGGTGACTTCGCAAGAAATGGAATCGCTCGCTTCGCGCAAGCTTGCATCTCGGGCGCGACATTTAGCGGAGATGGGGTTGGCCGTGGCCGCGCATCCCAGAGTGGAATCAGGTCAGAGCATCCTGACCAGCAAGCTCTCTGAGCTAGAAAGTTATGAGGCACGCAAAACTAGCGAAGAGGGCCGTTTGAATCTCAACGCGTTTCTCACTGAAGAACGGCGGGGCGTGCTGGAGCAGTTGTTTCAGGGCTGGGGTTTGCAGCCAGCCGAAGCGCAGACCCTGGTAAACGCCATGATGGATTGGGTGGATGCCGACGATCTTCCCCGGCTCAACAGTGCCGAGAAGGCGCAATATCTGGAGGCGGGATTTCCGGGCCGTCCCACCAATCGTCCGTTCCGCAGTTTGGATGAGGTGGAACTGGTGGCAGGTATGGAGACTCTGGCCGCGCACAAGCCGGACTGGAGGGAGTCTTTCACTCTTTGGGGTAGGGGGCGGCTGGACATCAACGCAGCAAGCGCCGAGCTGCTCGCCGTGGTGACGGGGCTGCCTTCCGGTGCGGTAGAAATGATCGTGAGGCATCGTGCCGGACCGGATGGAATCGCTTACACCAACGATGACACGCCGTTCAAGGATATTGACGATTTCCTTGAACTGTTGGGGCTGTCAGGGGATGAAGATGAGCGAAGGAATATTACCGATTGGGTCACTGTGGAGGGACATATCAAACGAGTCGAAAGTGTGGGACGAATAGGTGACTATTCGCGGGGAATTGTGGTGGTGGTGAAGGACAACGGGACGAAGCCGGAGATGCTGGAATGGAGGGAATTTGTGATAAAATAG
- a CDS encoding AAA family ATPase: MNTPSPIAKILSSEQAHLRNLESHLKESIRGQEVALAKMASVLRRGELGLTAPRRPKGSFLLLGPTGVGKTESTVVFTRYLMGEDFLFRFDMSEYQTQESLGLLLGAKSTEKGILGQVLARASHGTLLFDEIEKAHPRVMDVFLQILDAARITLADGTTPDLSGFYVVFTSNIASGELLDWQHSSFATMERHVLARAQQWLRPELYARITEKLVFQRLGYDVQVEIASMMLDQQFSFLASKGYQLTMTPEVLAFVLRRGFHPRLGARPLRDTIEKLTGDAVVNRRLGAGRYDGSLRVVGGKLEVV, from the coding sequence ATGAATACGCCGAGTCCCATCGCAAAAATTCTTTCCAGCGAGCAAGCACATCTGCGAAATTTGGAGAGCCATCTCAAGGAATCCATTCGTGGACAAGAAGTTGCCCTCGCGAAAATGGCTTCGGTGTTGCGACGAGGCGAGCTTGGCTTGACCGCACCGCGCCGTCCGAAAGGCAGTTTTTTACTGCTGGGTCCGACGGGGGTTGGCAAAACCGAATCTACCGTGGTTTTCACGCGGTATTTGATGGGAGAGGACTTCTTGTTCCGATTCGACATGTCTGAATACCAGACCCAAGAAAGCCTGGGTTTGCTGCTGGGAGCCAAGTCTACTGAGAAGGGGATTTTGGGGCAGGTGTTGGCAAGGGCATCGCATGGCACGCTGTTATTTGATGAAATCGAAAAAGCCCATCCGCGCGTCATGGACGTGTTTTTACAGATTCTTGATGCCGCAAGAATCACCCTCGCGGATGGCACGACGCCGGATTTGAGTGGATTCTATGTGGTTTTCACTTCAAACATTGCTTCCGGAGAACTGCTCGACTGGCAGCATTCCTCGTTTGCCACCATGGAGCGTCATGTGCTTGCCCGCGCCCAGCAGTGGCTGCGACCTGAATTGTATGCACGAATCACCGAGAAATTGGTGTTCCAGCGTCTTGGCTACGATGTGCAGGTGGAGATCGCCAGCATGATGCTTGATCAGCAATTTTCGTTTCTGGCGAGCAAAGGGTATCAATTGACCATGACGCCTGAAGTTTTGGCATTTGTCTTGAGGAGAGGTTTTCATCCTCGCCTCGGCGCCAGGCCATTGCGAGACACCATTGAGAAATTGACAGGTGATGCGGTCGTCAACCGACGCTTGGGAGCGGGGCGATATGATGGGAGTCTACGCGTGGTGGGGGGCAAGCTCGAGGTCGTGTGA
- a CDS encoding TraC family protein produces MGLFNNISEAPPNGYFVRDLIVFGGLRAGCSVAKGFIFEPPDLANASITELNAFQSQLTLLLASLGENQRLQVQWFCDSDYQQELLHYHEETQRASNVWTRRVRNERFTRYWNAMMNRHLRRQRLVLWVSRQIDTSPGFALTRGSLTQHYEHLLDQLQQEFAHVHDMLNSVFTGQGARLIAMTNADHYRHYARFLNPSLADRFDYDPLSTFDPQRSIQENCWHSEGNGQADFGFWMDGHYHSILVINRWPRVTFPGIIHRLTHLRLLDYSITVNVEPLSVRAEIFREEKAHDRIAGDYASEKKVSLLTALQKKERKIAALMQGHTLPFHALFVIRVWDKSKAGLSAKTTAIKNAVNSMNGAQYVESCLPATTRKLFFQTWPGWLWGRYECRKLYAEHAYLADMLPFSATFTGHLNQAEALYDGNADNLVGIRTFLGTGGSKTPQHAVLLGMSGAGKSVTMCDLLSQTELYFDYTVLIEEGLSYGIYTKTVEPGADPIILQPDGTHTLNYLDTGSLPLTPLHLSTATALVSRMAGVPVDEDKQRLQQAQIAHFINQLYEDAYNEWSQNHGDQNSDIARHAFALQNYRRDRLPTGANTLDAFADFRDWSHAHADEAQAYLTSFDESDISRFLKDPKTSREVRNLAFAYFTPSDHPTHRMLQELMHLEAYGPQKESIHQISTLLQPWCRDGLYGPLFDGETNVSLTGRIVHFELGCIPESAPELKAAAGFLITHHTRQHLVTLPRSQRKRIIYEEVARFLDIPEGEKIVRESYAQMRKFNCWTVAIVQQYARFKESRIRSTVFGNSRQFILMRQNDRADLEDIAQDIELPDITRQRIMSYPLPDQQPGQKFAAFTYFHLDTPRPLCGTVHNIASPEMLYCSSTSGELFERRAQELKRHGNLIEGIALHANSNPPTDQP; encoded by the coding sequence ATGGGACTTTTCAATAATATCTCCGAAGCCCCGCCCAACGGTTATTTCGTCCGTGACCTAATCGTTTTCGGCGGTCTGCGTGCCGGTTGCTCGGTGGCAAAAGGTTTCATCTTTGAACCTCCCGATCTTGCAAATGCTTCGATCACGGAACTGAACGCCTTCCAAAGCCAACTTACGCTTCTGTTGGCATCGCTTGGCGAAAACCAAAGATTGCAGGTGCAATGGTTCTGCGACTCCGACTATCAACAGGAGTTGCTCCACTACCACGAGGAAACCCAGCGTGCCTCCAATGTCTGGACACGCCGCGTCCGCAATGAAAGGTTCACCCGCTACTGGAATGCGATGATGAATCGGCATCTACGGCGGCAGCGGCTCGTTCTATGGGTATCCAGGCAGATTGATACATCACCAGGCTTTGCACTCACCCGTGGCAGCCTCACCCAACACTACGAACATCTGCTCGACCAACTCCAGCAAGAATTCGCTCACGTTCACGACATGCTCAACAGTGTGTTCACCGGACAGGGAGCACGCCTCATCGCCATGACGAATGCAGACCACTATCGGCATTATGCTCGATTTCTGAACCCTTCGCTGGCAGACCGATTCGACTATGATCCCTTGAGCACGTTCGATCCTCAACGTTCCATCCAGGAAAACTGCTGGCACAGTGAAGGCAACGGACAGGCAGATTTTGGATTTTGGATGGATGGACACTACCACTCCATTCTGGTGATCAACCGCTGGCCACGTGTCACCTTCCCAGGCATCATTCATCGCCTCACTCATCTGCGGCTGCTGGACTATTCCATCACGGTCAATGTCGAGCCCCTGTCCGTCCGTGCTGAGATCTTTCGTGAAGAAAAAGCCCATGATCGTATCGCCGGAGACTATGCCAGCGAGAAAAAGGTTTCATTGCTGACGGCGTTGCAGAAAAAGGAACGCAAGATCGCGGCACTGATGCAGGGGCACACGCTGCCGTTTCATGCACTGTTTGTCATCCGCGTGTGGGACAAAAGCAAGGCTGGTCTTTCGGCCAAAACCACCGCCATCAAGAACGCAGTCAATTCCATGAACGGTGCCCAATACGTGGAAAGCTGCCTGCCTGCCACCACGCGTAAGTTGTTCTTTCAGACATGGCCGGGATGGCTGTGGGGCCGATATGAATGCCGCAAGCTGTATGCCGAGCACGCCTATCTGGCGGACATGCTACCTTTCAGTGCTACATTCACCGGCCACCTCAATCAGGCCGAAGCCCTCTACGACGGCAACGCCGACAACCTCGTGGGTATCCGCACTTTCCTTGGCACGGGGGGATCTAAAACGCCGCAGCATGCGGTGCTGCTGGGCATGAGCGGCGCTGGCAAATCGGTCACCATGTGTGACTTACTCTCGCAGACGGAGCTTTATTTCGATTACACCGTCCTCATTGAGGAAGGGCTATCCTACGGCATCTACACCAAAACAGTAGAACCGGGCGCTGATCCAATCATCCTGCAACCTGATGGCACCCACACCTTGAACTACCTCGATACGGGCAGTCTACCGCTGACACCTTTGCATCTATCTACCGCAACTGCCCTTGTCTCCCGCATGGCCGGTGTTCCGGTCGATGAAGACAAACAACGACTGCAACAGGCACAGATCGCCCACTTCATCAATCAACTCTACGAGGACGCTTACAACGAGTGGAGCCAGAACCATGGCGACCAGAACTCTGACATCGCGCGTCATGCATTCGCACTGCAAAACTATCGTCGTGACCGACTTCCCACCGGCGCTAACACACTCGACGCCTTTGCCGATTTCCGAGACTGGTCGCATGCCCATGCAGACGAAGCCCAAGCATACCTAACCTCATTCGATGAAAGCGACATCTCACGATTTCTCAAAGATCCGAAGACCAGTCGTGAGGTTCGCAATCTTGCCTTTGCCTACTTCACACCATCCGATCATCCCACCCACCGGATGCTGCAAGAGCTGATGCACCTTGAAGCCTATGGGCCGCAGAAGGAATCGATTCATCAAATCTCGACCCTGCTGCAACCGTGGTGCAGGGATGGCTTGTATGGCCCGCTCTTTGACGGTGAAACCAATGTGTCACTCACCGGACGCATTGTGCATTTCGAATTGGGCTGCATTCCTGAGTCCGCGCCTGAATTAAAGGCGGCAGCAGGGTTTCTTATCACGCACCACACCCGCCAACATTTGGTAACACTTCCGCGTTCACAGCGCAAACGCATCATCTATGAGGAAGTCGCCCGATTCCTCGACATCCCCGAAGGCGAGAAGATTGTCCGAGAAAGCTACGCACAGATGCGCAAGTTCAACTGCTGGACAGTAGCCATCGTGCAACAATACGCCCGCTTCAAAGAGAGCCGCATTCGTTCCACAGTGTTTGGCAACAGCCGCCAGTTCATCCTCATGCGGCAGAACGACCGCGCCGACCTTGAAGACATCGCTCAGGACATTGAACTGCCGGACATCACTCGTCAACGCATCATGAGTTATCCCCTTCCCGACCAGCAGCCTGGTCAAAAATTCGCAGCCTTCACCTACTTCCATCTCGACACCCCAAGACCGCTGTGCGGCACGGTGCATAACATCGCTTCCCCTGAGATGCTGTATTGCAGCAGCACCAGCGGAGAACTCTTCGAACGCCGGGCACAGGAGCTCAAACGCCACGGCAACCTCATCGAAGGCATCGCCCTTCACGCCAATTCCAACCCACCAACCGATCAGCCATGA